The window TCGGAAAGGTGAAATTCCCCTCGTTTGCGACAAGCAGGACAGGTTCGTTGTAGTGAGTCCTCATCGAGACGCCGTTGAACTTCCACAGCGTGACGTCGGACGCGTTTTTGAAGAGCTCGATTTCCATCGTCTGGGTGTATGTCGGTTTGGGGACGGCCATGGGGTACAGCGGTTCTGTCTTGGCCAGGTCTTCGTTTGTGCAGGAGGGGTCCTCGGGGATGTTCCACGCTTGGCTGGTGGGCGCCTTGTCTGTGTCTGCCTTGTCGTAATACACCGCTGCTACGGCGTTGGGTTGACGGTTGGGGGAGCAGTTGGTCAGGTTGGAACGCATCCAGAAAGCCGAGTCAGGTTTGCCGACATTGGCGGTCACGAGGACGTCGGTGCGTTGACCCACGCCGAGGATGACCATATTGGTTTTGTATGGCTTGACAGGGGTGAAATCTTCTGCGATGACGGTGAAGGTGTGGCCGTCGATGGTGAAACGCTGGACGCCATCGCCACCGGTGTTGACCAGACGGAGACGGTGGGTCTTGCCGGTTTGGAACCTGAACTTGGAGATACCAGCGTTGTTGGTACAGGGCGACTTGTCCCCTGGGGCAACAGTTGAGCAGTCAAAGTTCATCTTGCCATTGATCAGGTTGTTGTCTGATACCACACGAGGGCTGCCGTTGGGTTTGAGCATCTCTTCGACGATGTCATGGTATTCCTTGTGATACCAGTCTGTAAAAGAACACCACTGTTAGTGATTGTGCTGGGATATTTGACAGATGGAAGCATACCACTCAGAAGAATGGGACCAAGATCAACGTCGTACTTGGCCTGAGTAGGACCATGAATGACCATCGGTCCAACAATACCACCAGCATATTGAGCAGAGTAATGAGCGTGATACCACGTCGAACCGTACAAGCTGGCAAGAAATTCGTATCGATAACTGGCTCCGGGCGGGATAGGGCATTGCGAGATACCCGGTGCTCCATCTTCCCATGGGGTTTCTGTTTGCAGGAAGCCGTGCCAGTGAATAGCCGTGCCGTCttcggggttggtgatgttgttcCTCACATTGACAACAATCATGTCACCCCAGTTTGCTTCGATCAAAGGCCCAGGAAAGGCACCATTGACAAGAAGAACTTCGCGTTCATATCCATCTGGGGCGATGAGCCCACGGCTGATTGTGAAGTCGTAGTATCTCGTCACGCCCGTGTGTGGGTTTTCGACATAAGGGTTGGTCCCCGAGTCTGTGAGCTTGCCCCATGGATAGCCGTCAGGAAGAGGGTTGTTGGTAAGCATGAAAGGAATCAGTGGGAATAATAACGTCCCAAGAAGAGAGGCGCTGCAGTTGTCATGTTAGCTTAACCCCTATTGCCCGTTGATTCTCATCCTGCTCACCCATTTGTCCTCTTCTGAGGTAACGCCGGTTTGGTATTAGAAAGAGCCAGGGCAGCAAAGTTGGCAAGCCCCTTGACTATGCCAATGACACCCATGGCGAGCAACTGaatgggagagggagaatgGACAAAGAGAAGCCCGACCCGGCGACAAAAGAATGACTGGAAAGGAAGTCACACTGCTGCTGAAGACTCGAGAGAAGGTTTCCGCTGTCTGAGAGAGACACTGGATACTTAAACGGTCTCGAGGGCGTCCGTGAGCATGGGCCACAGAAAGGCCTTGAACTGTGAGACTTGGTCGTCATGACGCCAATGGCGTCTCCCCCTGCGCGGCCACATGTCGTGAAGTTCACACGGCAGAAGAATAGCGCAGTCATTGCCAACCCCGATCAACTCCGGTGTTGCCCTTCTGGTGGCTGCCCTGCTCTCCCGAGCCCCAATCCCTGCTCTGACGGGCGTCGCTGAACCGTCAACGAGGTGGGTTGGACAACGGACCTGAAAGAGGGCAACCAAGACAATGGACCTGGACTCAGTATTGATATCCCTTCGGGTGAGGTTACCGCCCAGCCGGTGGTCGCATGCtgtggtcggggaggggtgcTTCGGCGATGTAGGGGTGATGCCAAGCCATAAGGGGCTAGGGGGTTTGAGAGCAATGAGTGAGGGTTGAGAAAACGGGGGTCTCCGCCCCGCTGGGCTGATCGCACCGTCCGATCACCCGCATGCTGCAACGGGGGGACGGTGATCCCTTTGGTGGCGCGGGAAGAGCCCATGAGCTGAGTGCCAAGAGGCCTATCGCAGAGCCGCTCGCCTCTGCAAGGGCTTTGGGCAGGTCCGACCGCCAGGGCGATCATCATTGACAACCTCAGAATGTTTGTGACAGAGCTGCTGTGTCTTGGTGGACACGACAGATGTGAACAGATTCGATGCTGAAAAGGAAGTCAGCAGGATCATTCGTATCCGTTTTGGTCCACAGTCGTCCACCTTTCGA is drawn from Podospora pseudocomata strain CBS 415.72m chromosome 1 map unlocalized CBS415.72m_1, whole genome shotgun sequence and contains these coding sequences:
- a CDS encoding uncharacterized protein (CAZy:AA1; COG:Q; EggNog:ENOG503NVU0), which produces MGVIGIVKGLANFAALALSNTKPALPQKRTNGASLLGTLLFPLIPFMLTNNPLPDGYPWGKLTDSGTNPYVENPHTGVTRYYDFTISRGLIAPDGYEREVLLVNGAFPGPLIEANWGDMIVVNVRNNITNPEDGTAIHWHGFLQTETPWEDGAPGISQCPIPPGASYRYEFLASLYGSTWYHAHYSAQYAGGIVGPMVIHGPTQAKYDVDLGPILLSDWYHKEYHDIVEEMLKPNGSPRVVSDNNLINGKMNFDCSTVAPGDKSPCTNNAGISKFRFQTGKTHRLRLVNTGGDGVQRFTIDGHTFTVIAEDFTPVKPYKTNMVILGVGQRTDVLVTANVGKPDSAFWMRSNLTNCSPNRQPNAVAAVYYDKADTDKAPTSQAWNIPEDPSCTNEDLAKTEPLYPMAVPKPTYTQTMEIELFKNASDVTLWKFNGVSMRTHYNEPVLLVANEGNFTFPREWNVVNYYSNSSVRIIVRNRSAGPHPMHLHGHNPYILHEGPGDWDGTIIRPSNPHRRDVHIVRGNGHLVMQFDGNPGIWSFHCHIVWHASGGFLANLVVEPKKVDWLRIPRDVERNCKAWDWWTRFNVVPQIDSGA